The Vibrio metoecus sequence GAGGTGGGCGAAAAAATGGCTCTCTTGCATAGCACACTCACTTCCTTGCTGATGGATTGGCTTTTCAGCGGCCAAATAGCGCTGAAAAGAAGATAAAAAAACAGGCTCTCTTCAGTGTACCGAAAGAGAGCCTGCTTCGCCTACCCACGACAGCAAGTCATTTTGCGACTTGCTGCCAATCTATTATTGGCTGTAAGTCGTGATAAAGCGTTCAAAGCGACTGATGGCGATTTCCAAATCTTCCACATGTGGCAGAGTCACAATGCGGAAGTGATCCGGTTTTGGCCAGTTAAAACCACTGCCTTGTACCAGCAGCACTTTTTCTTGCACTAGGAAATCGAGCACCATTTTCTGGTCATCTTTGATCGGATACATCTTGGTATCAATTTTCGGGAACAGGTACATTGCGCCTTTCGGCTTCACGCAAGAAATACCTGGGATCTGGTTAATCATCTCCCATGCGCGATCACGCTGCTCCAACAAACGGCCGCCCGGCAGAATCAGCTCATTAATACTTTGATAGCCGCCAAGTGCGGTTTGAATCGCGTGCTGCATTGGCACGTTAGCACACAAACGCATGGAGGAAAGCATATCCAGACCTGCGATATAGCCCTGTGCTAGTTGTTTGGGGCCAGTCAGGAACATCCAGCCACCACGGAAACCGCACACACGATAGGCTTTGGACAAACCGTTAAAGGTTGCCACTAACACATCATCCGCCAAAGTGGCGATTGAGGTATGCACTGCGCCGTCGTACAGCACTTTATCGTAAATCTCATCAGCGAAAATGATCAGCTTATGCTTACGGGCAATTTCTACAATTTCCAGCAAGAAATCGCGGCTGTACACCGCACCTGTTGGGTTATTCGGGTTGATCAGTACAATGCCACGGGTTTTCGGGGTGATTTTGCTGCGAATATCATCGAGATCAGGATACCAATCCGCTTCTTCGTCACAGATGTAGTGCACGGCTTTGCCGCCAGAAAGCGCAACCGCGGCTGTCCATAGTGGGTAATCTGGGGCAGGTACCAGCATTTCATCGCCATTGTTGAGCAGGGCCTGCATCGCCATGACGATAAGCTCTGATGCACCGTTGCCGATGTACACATCTTCGACGTCCAGACTGCGGATACCTTTTTTCTGGTAGTACTGCACAACCGCTTTGCGAGCGGAATAAATGCCTTTGGAGTCACAGTAACCTTGCGATGTTGGCAGGTTACGGATCACATCGACCAGGATCTCGTCTGGGGCGTCGAAACCAAATGGGGCAGGGTTACCGATATTTAGTTTCAGTATTTTATGCCCTTCTTCTTCCATGCGTTTAGCATGTTTAAGCACTGGTCCTCGAATGTCATAGCAGACATTATCGAGTTTTGACGACATCCCGATATTTTGCATTGTTATTTTCCTGAAAATAATCTGTTTTCTTGATTAAACTACACTAACTTGCCATTTTTTAGAATAAAAATCTAAGATAACCTAGGTTTAAAAACAGAAGACATGTTGCGTTGATCACTCCGCGAAGTAAAAGATACCCCATAACCTTGATTTCATAAGGCTCTCTCAATAGAGTAGCCTCAGTTTACCGAATCTCCCCCCGTACGAGGTCGCTTTGTTGCATTTTTTTCAGGCCGTTGCTCAATTGATGGAGCAAATCCGTGGCGCGAAGGATCATGATGTTCGTTTTACTCAGCCGTTGGCAGAAAAACCGCCGTTTGCGCTGATTGATTGGCTTGACGCTCAACCGATTTTCCCCAAATTCTATTGGCAGTCGCGCGATACCCGTGAAGAAGTGGTCGCACTGGGGCAGATCTACACTTTTACTGATCCGGCACCGGCTTACGCTATTTTAGGTGATGAGCAGCGAGTATGGGGTGGGCGTTCATTTGATGGCAATACGGAGAAAAATCCGCGTTGCATGTCTTCTTTCTTTTTTTTACCGCAGATTGAATTAACACGTTTTGATGAACAGTGGTCATTGGCGGTGAACATCAACAGCGAACCGCAACGCACGCTTAATGCGCTACAAAAACTGTTGCTTGAGGTTCCCGCATTACGTCCATTGACGGCGCAAGTTAACGATGTTGAACACACTCCCGCGCTTTTGCAGTGGAATGCGTTGGTTGAGAAAGTGCTGAATGGCATTACTCAGCAGCAGTTTAAAAAAGTGGTACTGGCGCGTAAAACCAAACTTTCGCTGGATGCGCCGATCAGTGCGGCGCAACTGCTTAAAGCCAGTCATACACAAAACCATCACAGTTTTCATTTTTTACTGGCACTCGATTCTCGCCACAGCTTTATGGGGTCGACTCCGGAGCGGCTCTATTTGCGTCACGGCCAAACCCTCGAAACCGAAGCGCTTGCTGGCACTATCGGGCGCGGTATGAATGCCGCGCAAGATATGGAGTTAGCAAACTGGTTGGCTCACGACAGCAAGAACCTCAATGAAAATCAGTTGGTGGTGGAAGACATTATTGAAAGTCTTGCGCCATATGCAGAGCAAATTCATAGTCAGAGCGAAGCTCAGTTAGTGCGACTGCGTAAAGTGCAACACTTGAAGAAGCGGATTGATGTGGAGTTGAAATCAGGGGTCAATGGCGTGCAACTACTGAGTGCACTGCAACCGACGGCGGCCGTGGCCGGCTTGCCACGCCAAAGTGCGCTGGCTTTTATTGCTGAAAATGAGCCTTTTGCGCGCGGTTGGTACGCCGGTTCTATGGGCTACTTTAGCCATGCACAAGCGGAGTTTTGTGTGGCGATTCGCAGTGCTTTAGTGGTGGATAAACAAGTTCAGCTTTTTGCGGGCGCGGGTATTGTACCTGGCTCGATTGCTGAGCATGAATGGCAGGAGCTGGATAAAAAGCTCTCTACCTTACTAAGTTTGATTACCGACCGTTTACCGCTGGGAGTGGCCTCATGAATCACGACCAAGCCTTACTGAACCGCCTTTGGTCGCGAGTTTTACTCGAAGAGTTAAGTCGTTTAGGCGTAACACAAGTGTGTGTGGCTCCTGGCTCTCGCTCTACACCCTTGACGCTTGAAGCTCATGCCAATGCGGCGTTCACACTACATACTCACTATGATGAGCGCGGCTTAGGTTTTATGGCACTTGGTTTAGCGAAAGCCAGCCAACAGTCAGTAGCAGTGATCGTGACTTCGGGCACCGCGGTGGCAAACTTGTTGCCTGCCATTGCCGAATCCAAACTCACTGGTGAACGTTTAGTCGTATTAACCGCCGATCGCCCGCCAGAGCTGGTGGGTTGTGGTGCCAATCAAGCTATTGTTCAGTCTGGCATTTTTTCTCATCACGTTAATGCAACCCTTGAGCTGCCAAGTCCTGCGATACACCATCCACTCCCTTGGTTACTCACTTCAATTGATGATGTCATGGCTCGCCAATCTTTGCTGGGTGGCAGTGCACATATCAATTGCCCGTTCCCTGAGCCTTTGTATTCGGCTGGTGATGAAGCGATTTATCAGCCTTATCTGGCCAGTGTGCAAAGATGGCGCGAACATCAACGTCCCTATACTGAGCGTCACCAAACTTTGGCACAAAGTGCACCTGCATCATTGGACGGCTTTTTAGCCAAAGGTGTGGTGATTTTTGGTTCGTTGACATTGGATGAAGCACAAGCCGCGCAGCGTTTTGCACAAACGATGGGGTGGCCGTTACTGTGTGATCCGCAATCGGGCATCAGCAGTGAGTGGGCTCATTTCGATTTGTGGTTACAACATCAACCTGCGCGTGATGTGCTCAATCAGTGTGAAGTCGTGGTGCAGTTTGGTTCACGAATTGTCTCTAAACGCTTAGCGCAATGGTTAGCTAATTGGTGTGGGCAAGCCCGTGGTGAATATCACTATGTTTCTCCACAGACGGAGCGTAACAACCCTTGGCATGCGATGCAGCAGCAGTGGGTGTGTGATATTCCCAACTGGGTAGACGCAGTGCTCAGTAAACGGTTAGCGGGTCAAAATACGCAGCAGGGCTGGGCGGATGAGTTAACGCGTTATGCGCAATCTGTTCGCCAATTGGCGCAGTTGCATTTTTCTTCTTCTGCTCTGAGCGAAGTGGCTCTGGCGTTGGATTTAACCGAGCGCGCCACGCAAGCGGATCTGTTTTTGGGTAACAGCCTGATTGTGCGTTTGGTGGATATGTTCAGCGTTCTCGATGGGCGTGAAGTGTTCTCCAATCGTGGTGCATCCGGCATTGATGGTTTAGTGGCAACGGCGTCAGGCGTTCAACGTGCACGACAGAAACCTCTGTTCATGCTGATGGGTGATACCTCGCTGCTGTACGATCTCAATTCGCTTGCGCTGATGCGCAATCCACCGCAGCCAACGGTGATTGTGGTGACGAATAACGATGGTGGGGCGATTTTCGATCTCCTCCCTGTACCGAGTGAGCAGCGTGAAGCGCTCTATCAAATGCCGCATGGAATGGACTTTGCCCACGCAGCCCAGCAATTTGGCTTGGCGTATTGTGCGGCACAAACCTTAGAGCATTACCAAACCTTGGTGGAGGAACATTTCGC is a genomic window containing:
- a CDS encoding pyridoxal phosphate-dependent aminotransferase, with amino-acid sequence MQNIGMSSKLDNVCYDIRGPVLKHAKRMEEEGHKILKLNIGNPAPFGFDAPDEILVDVIRNLPTSQGYCDSKGIYSARKAVVQYYQKKGIRSLDVEDVYIGNGASELIVMAMQALLNNGDEMLVPAPDYPLWTAAVALSGGKAVHYICDEEADWYPDLDDIRSKITPKTRGIVLINPNNPTGAVYSRDFLLEIVEIARKHKLIIFADEIYDKVLYDGAVHTSIATLADDVLVATFNGLSKAYRVCGFRGGWMFLTGPKQLAQGYIAGLDMLSSMRLCANVPMQHAIQTALGGYQSINELILPGGRLLEQRDRAWEMINQIPGISCVKPKGAMYLFPKIDTKMYPIKDDQKMVLDFLVQEKVLLVQGSGFNWPKPDHFRIVTLPHVEDLEIAISRFERFITTYSQ
- a CDS encoding isochorismate synthase; the protein is MLHFFQAVAQLMEQIRGAKDHDVRFTQPLAEKPPFALIDWLDAQPIFPKFYWQSRDTREEVVALGQIYTFTDPAPAYAILGDEQRVWGGRSFDGNTEKNPRCMSSFFFLPQIELTRFDEQWSLAVNINSEPQRTLNALQKLLLEVPALRPLTAQVNDVEHTPALLQWNALVEKVLNGITQQQFKKVVLARKTKLSLDAPISAAQLLKASHTQNHHSFHFLLALDSRHSFMGSTPERLYLRHGQTLETEALAGTIGRGMNAAQDMELANWLAHDSKNLNENQLVVEDIIESLAPYAEQIHSQSEAQLVRLRKVQHLKKRIDVELKSGVNGVQLLSALQPTAAVAGLPRQSALAFIAENEPFARGWYAGSMGYFSHAQAEFCVAIRSALVVDKQVQLFAGAGIVPGSIAEHEWQELDKKLSTLLSLITDRLPLGVAS
- the menD gene encoding 2-succinyl-5-enolpyruvyl-6-hydroxy-3-cyclohexene-1-carboxylic-acid synthase, whose product is MNHDQALLNRLWSRVLLEELSRLGVTQVCVAPGSRSTPLTLEAHANAAFTLHTHYDERGLGFMALGLAKASQQSVAVIVTSGTAVANLLPAIAESKLTGERLVVLTADRPPELVGCGANQAIVQSGIFSHHVNATLELPSPAIHHPLPWLLTSIDDVMARQSLLGGSAHINCPFPEPLYSAGDEAIYQPYLASVQRWREHQRPYTERHQTLAQSAPASLDGFLAKGVVIFGSLTLDEAQAAQRFAQTMGWPLLCDPQSGISSEWAHFDLWLQHQPARDVLNQCEVVVQFGSRIVSKRLAQWLANWCGQARGEYHYVSPQTERNNPWHAMQQQWVCDIPNWVDAVLSKRLAGQNTQQGWADELTRYAQSVRQLAQLHFSSSALSEVALALDLTERATQADLFLGNSLIVRLVDMFSVLDGREVFSNRGASGIDGLVATASGVQRARQKPLFMLMGDTSLLYDLNSLALMRNPPQPTVIVVTNNDGGAIFDLLPVPSEQREALYQMPHGMDFAHAAQQFGLAYCAAQTLEHYQTLVEEHFAQGVGTLLIEVKTPPQQASMHIKQLTSQLHAL